CGGTGAACACGGATGTCGTGACCCAAGAAATCTGCAACCTGATcaagttcattgttttttaaattaaggaCCTGCGAGAGTGTAGCAACATGTTTCCTGAGATGTGTTGACCTAAGGTACTCAGGGTGCTTTGCTCCACACTGACTTGCATGAACACGTAAACAGTCCTGTCCTCTGTAGTAGCTCATTGATTTGGGTCTtgcaaacaggaagacatttgtGGCACAAACATCACATTCAGCTCTGTTACTGACAAGAAGTGACAGGGCATCAACCATTCTTGGTGTGAGCAGAACTGCAAcctttctgcctctttttccCATTATTTCGATTCGGCTAAAATAGTTGCAGAGTCTCTTCTCAGTCTTTGACAAACCCATGGCCACATCGTCATGGAGctttgtgttgtctctttcaTGAAAACTTTTGAGACGCATTTTTGAAACCTCCCCAGCACGTCTTCGATTGAACACAATGATTTGTGCAAGAGTGACTTTTGCAAGTTGAGCATAGTTCTGAGTGGTAGCTGTCTCCTTCAAGTTGCAAAATGAactttctgcagatttgtcaagGTAGCGATGAAGGGTCTGAACATCTTCTGTGAAGGGCAATGTTGATGGCTTGTTGTATTTTGCATCACTCAGTGTGTTCAGGGCTCTATGAGACACCAACTCAGACCACTTGGACATTTGCAACTTCTTGAATATTTCAGTGGACCTGATCAGTTCTTGATCTTCTGCCATGAGTGCCCTACAATGAACAATGTCACAGATTTTCTGTAGTGCATGTCCCAGTTTCAGCGCAAGGCTTGGTGTAAGGTATGAggctttttcttcatcaaaaccTGCAACTTTCTTTACTGCTTGCACAACTCTCTGGAAGTTAGCAGGTTTAACAGCTTCCTCTAAGTTTTGTACTGAGAAATCTGTGCGCAGACATAACAACAAACGCCCCACTTCACGCAGCTTCTGTCGCAGGTACTCATGTTTTGTAGGGTCTTGTCCGTGTTTGTTGTAGAGCGACTGGGCAAACTGAATAATAGATAGGTCATTTCGCACAATGGAGGCAATCTCATCCTGTTTCATGACACCAAGGAGCTTCCACACTCCACTTGAGATCTGCTGAGAGAATGCAGACTCGTGAGCTGCAGCCAAAGCCAGCACTTTAGTTCTCCCAGGTTCTTTATCCAAATCTTGGTTTTCTGGCTTAAAGGGGCATCTGCGGACATGTCTCCAAAGCTCCTTACGAATGTACATCCCTTGACAGTGCATACAGTGAATGAACTTTCCTGGTTGTGATTTAGCTTTTGGTTTCCTTTTCACTTTGACTGGTCCTGTTCCACCTTGTAAAACttcagtgttgtgttgaaaATTTCCCTTATTCCTCATTTTTTCTAATATTGTCTTGCGCTCTTTTGAGTCTTCTGGAAGGGAAAATGCACGTACAACTTCAgcatgtgtcttgtgtgttctCAAATGGCGGGAGATCTTGCTTTGTGGCTTACCACAAATGtaacagtaattttttttactaaaaatgAGATGTGGCAAGTCTTGTTCATGAAGTTCACCTTTACCCTCTGGATCCCTTGATGAGTCTTTGATGGAATTTCCTGAATCAGATGCGACTTCCATGGGATCTTCAAGAGGTGGATGTTTTGAAGTGCTGGGCACAACTaggatgtttgtgtctgaggcATCAGATGTTCCAACATCGGGTTTTACCACTTTCTCTTGAATTTGTGTAGCTTTCAACAGTCTTGGCATCAAGTGTATGCTTGCATCTGAAtagtcatcgtcatcatcgtgtGAGTCTGAGTTGGGTACGTAGTCCATATCGGATacgtaatcatcatcatccaataTTTGGTTCAGTTCTGAATGTGGAAGGTCGTCTTCATCTGAAAGCAGTTCATCCCCAGAAGACCTAGGGAACTTTTGCTGCTGAAATGATGAGAAAGCAAATCATTTTATGTGGTGATGGACACTTAAAGATGGTTCAAGTTCAACAACCTTTAAGAGGATACTCACCTGTGATGGGTCTTGGATGTAATCAGTTGTTATTTGTCTGAGGCAGGATTTATGCCAGACCCCGGAACAAACTGTAACACATTTTGAGTATATTAATTTTAGCACTGTGCGGCTATATACGTTTTTCTCTTGTCATAACACTGTAGTGATCTagaacacaaaaaacagcaaagacttttaactgtttaaaaaacaaaggtggATTCAGGAAAACAATAAGCATAACAGTGTCCATGTCAATTAGGCAAAACGAAACATCTTTAAGTAATCTGGAGCACATGCCGCGATCTAGACTCAGAGGTAGCAGTGTTCAGTTTCATCATGATACCTTTTTACTCATCATAAAACTCGAAAAATTGTTTGTATAATAGCCTATGAAAAGGAGAAGTTTTCATAGGTGTTTCTTTACAGAGTAGTTCATCATACATTAGAGCACATCAAATATATCCACTTACTGCCCTCTGTCACACTAAACATCTCACCTCTGC
The Scophthalmus maximus strain ysfricsl-2021 chromosome 15, ASM2237912v1, whole genome shotgun sequence DNA segment above includes these coding regions:
- the LOC118285788 gene encoding uncharacterized protein LOC118285788 isoform X6 produces the protein MKPTGTALYTTQNMQRRRRVNPKEDATFYITAGRDKVALDIKYINAIKGRGIFTSAPFEKGDFLVEYRGELITKQECERRQRVYHDHLKVFMFEFHFNGKLWCVDASTEDGSFGRVVNDDHLNPNARMKYFTVKGKPHLCLFAVRDIGPGEEITYNYGDSNWPWRCKNPGKSLETIHGEGPPTSKPCTSEKDVDEDTSQRGCEATNCPSSSEDVEEMMAEGSPNKLAASSMNLPSPLLDPLGKVEKFVDEDTSQRGCEATNCPSSSEDVEEMMAEGSPNKLAAISMNLPSPVLDPLGKVEKYVDEDTSQRGCEATNCPSSSEDVEEMMAEGSPNLLAASSMNLPSPVLDPLGKVEKYVDEDTSQRGCEATNCPSSSEDVEEMMAEGSPNKLAAIYWNLPSPVLGPLGKIEKLTTETNQNQLTSPNETDTVFNSEKCCKHRLVCTTVSSLDRCVQCVGPVSAFKWLGYRCRVCSGVWHKSCLRQITTDYIQDPSQQQKFPRSSGDELLSDEDDLPHSELNQILDDDDYVSDMDYVPNSDSHDDDDDYSDASIHLMPRLLKATQIQEKVVKPDVGTSDASDTNILVVPSTSKHPPLEDPMEVASDSGNSIKDSSRDPEGKGELHEQDLPHLIFSKKNYCYICGKPQSKISRHLRTHKTHAEVVRAFSLPEDSKERKTILEKMRNKGNFQHNTEVLQGGTGPVKVKRKPKAKSQPGKFIHCMHCQGMYIRKELWRHVRRCPFKPENQDLDKEPGRTKVLALAAAHESAFSQQISSGVWKLLGVMKQDEIASIVRNDLSIIQFAQSLYNKHGQDPTKHEYLRQKLREVGRLLLCLRTDFSVQNLEEAVKPANFQRVVQAVKKVAGFDEEKASYLTPSLALKLGHALQKICDIVHCRALMAEDQELIRSTEIFKKLQMSKWSELVSHRALNTLSDAKYNKPSTLPFTEDVQTLHRYLDKSAESSFCNLKETATTQNYAQLAKVTLAQIIVFNRRRAGEVSKMRLKSFHERDNTKLHDDVAMGLSKTEKRLCNYFSRIEIMGKRGRKVAVLLTPRMVDALSLLVSNRAECDVCATNVFLFARPKSMSYYRGQDCLRVHASQCGAKHPEYLRSTHLRKHVATLSQVLNLKNNELDQVADFLGHDIRVHRDFYRLPVPTTQLAKISKLLLSMEKGDLSSMQGRSLDEIEIEEEIAVSDAEAKDRESEPESDEAGCGTSKPVDDADSTFTAAEMVSAVSSTVIETAPPSEVSTH
- the LOC118285788 gene encoding uncharacterized protein LOC118285788 isoform X8 codes for the protein MKPTGTALYTTQNMQRRRRVNPKEDATFYITAGRDKVALDIKYINAIKGRGIFTSAPFEKGDFLVEYRGELITKQECERRQRVYHDHLKVFMFEFHFNGKLWCVDASTEDGSFGRVVNDDHLNPNARMKYFTVKGKPHLCLFAVRDIGPGEEITYNYGDSNWPWRCKNPGKSLETIHGEGPPTSKPCTSEKDVDEDTSQRGCEATNCPSSSEDVEEMMAEGSPNLLAASSMNLPSPVLDPLGKVEKYVDEDTSQRGCEATNCPSSSEDVEEMMAEGSPNKLAAIYWNLPSPVLGPLGKIEKLTTETNQNQLTSPNETDTVFNSEKCCKHRLVCTTVSSLDRCVQCVGPVSAFKWLGYRCRVCSGVWHKSCLRQITTDYIQDPSQQQKFPRSSGDELLSDEDDLPHSELNQILDDDDYVSDMDYVPNSDSHDDDDDYSDASIHLMPRLLKATQIQEKVVKPDVGTSDASDTNILVVPSTSKHPPLEDPMEVASDSGNSIKDSSRDPEGKGELHEQDLPHLIFSKKNYCYICGKPQSKISRHLRTHKTHAEVVRAFSLPEDSKERKTILEKMRNKGNFQHNTEVLQGGTGPVKVKRKPKAKSQPGKFIHCMHCQGMYIRKELWRHVRRCPFKPENQDLDKEPGRTKVLALAAAHESAFSQQISSGVWKLLGVMKQDEIASIVRNDLSIIQFAQSLYNKHGQDPTKHEYLRQKLREVGRLLLCLRTDFSVQNLEEAVKPANFQRVVQAVKKVAGFDEEKASYLTPSLALKLGHALQKICDIVHCRALMAEDQELIRSTEIFKKLQMSKWSELVSHRALNTLSDAKYNKPSTLPFTEDVQTLHRYLDKSAESSFCNLKETATTQNYAQLAKVTLAQIIVFNRRRAGEVSKMRLKSFHERDNTKLHDDVAMGLSKTEKRLCNYFSRIEIMGKRGRKVAVLLTPRMVDALSLLVSNRAECDVCATNVFLFARPKSMSYYRGQDCLRVHASQCGAKHPEYLRSTHLRKHVATLSQVLNLKNNELDQVADFLGHDIRVHRDFYRLPVPTTQLAKISKLLLSMEKGDLSSMQGRSLDEIEIEEEIAVSDAEAKDRESEPESDEAGCGTSKPVDDADSTFTAAEMVSAVSSTVIETAPPSEGKVDHREAGARRLCPKRVWIKAEVAAVMRYFSKQIKEGKLATKAECSHCKEVEGPVLAERTVQNIRDFVRNRGRAAKRQQQKL
- the LOC118285788 gene encoding uncharacterized protein LOC118285788 isoform X3; this translates as MKPTGTALYTTQNMQRRRRVNPKEDATFYITAGRDKVALDIKYINAIKGRGIFTSAPFEKGDFLVEYRGELITKQECERRQRVYHDHLKVFMFEFHFNGKLWCVDASTEDGSFGRVVNDDHLNPNARMKYFTVKGKPHLCLFAVRDIGPGEEITYNYGDSNWPWRCKNPGKSLETIHGEGPPTSKPCTSEKDVDEDTSQRGCEATNCPSSSEDVEEMMAEGSPNKLAASSMNLPSPLLDPLGKVEKFVDEDTSQRGCEATNCPSSSEDVEEMMAEGSPNKLAAISMNLPSPVLDPLGKVEKYVDEDTSQRGCEATNCPSSSEDVEEMMAEGSPNLLAASSMNLPSPVLDPLGKVEKYVDEDTSQRGCEATNCPSSSEDVEEMMAEGSPNKLAAIYWNLPSPVLGPLGKIEKLTTETNQNQLTSPNETDTVFNSEKCCKHRLVCTTVSSLDRCVQCVGPVSAFKWLGYRCRVCSGVWHKSCLRQITTDYIQDPSQQQKFPRSSGDELLSDEDDLPHSELNQILDDDDYVSDMDYVPNSDSHDDDDDYSDASIHLMPRLLKATQIQEKVVKPDVGTSDASDTNILVVPSTSKHPPLEDPMEVASDSGNSIKDSSRDPEGKGELHEQDLPHLIFSKKNYCYICGKPQSKISRHLRTHKTHAEVVRAFSLPEDSKERKTILEKMRNKGNFQHNTEVLQGGTGPVKVKRKPKAKSQPGKFIHCMHCQGMYIRKELWRHVRRCPFKPENQDLDKEPGRTKVLALAAAHESAFSQQISSGVWKLLGVMKQDEIASIVRNDLSIIQFAQSLYNKHGQDPTKHEYLRQKLREVGRLLLCLRTDFSVQNLEEAVKPANFQRVVQAVKKVAGFDEEKASYLTPSLALKLGHALQKICDIVHCRALMAEDQELIRSTEIFKKLQMSKWSELVSHRALNTLSDAKYNKPSTLPFTEDVQTLHRYLDKSAESSFCNLKETATTQNYAQLAKVTLAQIIVFNRRRAGEVSKMRLKSFHERDNTKLHDDVAMGLSKTEKRLCNYFSRIEIMGKRGRKVAVLLTPRMVDALSLLVSNRAECDVCATNVFLFARPKSMSYYRGQDCLRVHASQCGAKHPEYLRSTHLRKHVATLSQVLNLKNNELDQVADFLGHDIRVHRDFYRLPVPTTQLAKISKLLLSMEKGDLSSMQGRSLDEIEIEEIAVSDAEAKDRESEPESDEAGCGTSKPVDDADSTFTAAEMVSAVSSTVIETAPPSEGKVDHREAGARRLCPKRVWIKAEVAAVMRYFSKQIKEGKLATKAECSHCKEVEGPVLAERTVQNIRDFVRNRGRAAKRQQQKL
- the LOC118285788 gene encoding uncharacterized protein LOC118285788 isoform X5 → MKPTGTALYTTQNMQRRRRVNPKEDATFYITAGRDKVALDIKYINAIKGRGIFTSAPFEKGDFLVEYRGELITKQECERRQRVYHDHLKVFMFEFHFNGKLWCVDASTEDGSFGRVVNDDHLNPNARMKYFTVKGKPHLCLFAVRDIGPGEEITYNYGDSNWPWRCKNPGKSLETIHGEGPPTSKPCTSEKDVDEDTSQRGCEATNCPSSSEDVEEMMAEGSPNKLAAISMNLPSPVLDPLGKVEKYVDEDTSQRGCEATNCPSSSEDVEEMMAEGSPNLLAASSMNLPSPVLDPLGKVEKYVDEDTSQRGCEATNCPSSSEDVEEMMAEGSPNKLAAIYWNLPSPVLGPLGKIEKLTTETNQNQLTSPNETDTVFNSEKCCKHRLVCTTVSSLDRCVQCVGPVSAFKWLGYRCRVCSGVWHKSCLRQITTDYIQDPSQQQKFPRSSGDELLSDEDDLPHSELNQILDDDDYVSDMDYVPNSDSHDDDDDYSDASIHLMPRLLKATQIQEKVVKPDVGTSDASDTNILVVPSTSKHPPLEDPMEVASDSGNSIKDSSRDPEGKGELHEQDLPHLIFSKKNYCYICGKPQSKISRHLRTHKTHAEVVRAFSLPEDSKERKTILEKMRNKGNFQHNTEVLQGGTGPVKVKRKPKAKSQPGKFIHCMHCQGMYIRKELWRHVRRCPFKPENQDLDKEPGRTKVLALAAAHESAFSQQISSGVWKLLGVMKQDEIASIVRNDLSIIQFAQSLYNKHGQDPTKHEYLRQKLREVGRLLLCLRTDFSVQNLEEAVKPANFQRVVQAVKKVAGFDEEKASYLTPSLALKLGHALQKICDIVHCRALMAEDQELIRSTEIFKKLQMSKWSELVSHRALNTLSDAKYNKPSTLPFTEDVQTLHRYLDKSAESSFCNLKETATTQNYAQLAKVTLAQIIVFNRRRAGEVSKMRLKSFHERDNTKLHDDVAMGLSKTEKRLCNYFSRIEIMGKRGRKVAVLLTPRMVDALSLLVSNRAECDVCATNVFLFARPKSMSYYRGQDCLRVHASQCGAKHPEYLRSTHLRKHVATLSQVLNLKNNELDQVADFLGHDIRVHRDFYRLPVPTTQLAKISKLLLSMEKGDLSSMQGRSLDEIEIEEEIAVSDAEAKDRESEPESDEAGCGTSKPVDDADSTFTAAEMVSAVSSTVIETAPPSEGKVDHREAGARRLCPKRVWIKAEVAAVMRYFSKQIKEGKLATKAECSHCKEVEGPVLAERTVQNIRDFVRNRGRAAKRQQQKL
- the LOC118285788 gene encoding uncharacterized protein LOC118285788 isoform X1, which produces MKPTGTALYTTQNMQRRRRVNPKEDATFYITAGRDKVALDIKYINAIKGRGIFTSAPFEKGDFLVEYRGELITKQECERRQRVYHDHLKVFMFEFHFNGKLWCVDASTEDGSFGRVVNDDHLNPNARMKYFTVKGKPHLCLFAVRDIGPGEEITYNYGDSNWPWRCKNPGKSLETIHGEGPPTSKPCTSEKDVDEDTSQRGCEATNCPSSSEDVEEMMAEGSPNKLAASSMNLPSPLLDPLGKVEKFVDEDTSQRGCEATNCPSSSEDVEEMMAEGSPNKLAAISMNLPSPVLDPLGKVEKYVDEDTSQRGCEATNCPSSSEDVEEMMAEGSPNLLAASSMNLPSPVLDPLGKVEKYVDEDTSQRGCEATNCPSSSEDVEEMMAEGSPNKLAAIYWNLPSPVLGPLGKIEKLTTETNQNQLTSPNETDTVFNSEKCCKHRLVCTTVSSLDRCVQCVGPVSAFKWLGYRCRVCSGVWHKSCLRQITTDYIQDPSQQQKFPRSSGDELLSDEDDLPHSELNQILDDDDYVSDMDYVPNSDSHDDDDDYSDASIHLMPRLLKATQIQEKVVKPDVGTSDASDTNILVVPSTSKHPPLEDPMEVASDSGNSIKDSSRDPEGKGELHEQDLPHLIFSKKNYCYICGKPQSKISRHLRTHKTHAEVVRAFSLPEDSKERKTILEKMRNKGNFQHNTEVLQGGTGPVKVKRKPKAKSQPGKFIHCMHCQGMYIRKELWRHVRRCPFKPENQDLDKEPGRTKVLALAAAHESAFSQQISSGVWKLLGVMKQDEIASIVRNDLSIIQFAQSLYNKHGQDPTKHEYLRQKLREVGRLLLCLRTDFSVQNLEEAVKPANFQRVVQAVKKVAGFDEEKASYLTPSLALKLGHALQKICDIVHCRALMAEDQELIRSTEIFKKLQMSKWSELVSHRALNTLSDAKYNKPSTLPFTEDVQTLHRYLDKSAESSFCNLKETATTQNYAQLAKVTLAQIIVFNRRRAGEVSKMRLKSFHERDNTKLHDDVAMGLSKTEKRLCNYFSRIEIMGKRGRKVAVLLTPRMVDALSLLVSNRAECDVCATNVFLFARPKSMSYYRGQDCLRVHASQCGAKHPEYLRSTHLRKHVATLSQVLNLKNNELDQVADFLGHDIRVHRDFYRLPVPTTQLAKISKLLLSMEKGDLSSMQGRSLDEIEIEEEIAVSDAEAKDRESEPESDEAGCGTSKPVDDADSTFTAAEMVSAVSSTVIETAPPSEGKVDHREAGARRLCPKRVWIKAEVAAVMRYFSKQIKEGKLATKAECSHCKEVEGPVLAERTVQNIRDFVRNRGRAAKRQQQKL
- the LOC118285788 gene encoding uncharacterized protein LOC118285788 isoform X4, producing MQRRRRVNPKEDATFYITAGRDKVALDIKYINAIKGRGIFTSAPFEKGDFLVEYRGELITKQECERRQRVYHDHLKVFMFEFHFNGKLWCVDASTEDGSFGRVVNDDHLNPNARMKYFTVKGKPHLCLFAVRDIGPGEEITYNYGDSNWPWRCKNPGKSLETIHGEGPPTSKPCTSEKDVDEDTSQRGCEATNCPSSSEDVEEMMAEGSPNKLAASSMNLPSPLLDPLGKVEKFVDEDTSQRGCEATNCPSSSEDVEEMMAEGSPNKLAAISMNLPSPVLDPLGKVEKYVDEDTSQRGCEATNCPSSSEDVEEMMAEGSPNLLAASSMNLPSPVLDPLGKVEKYVDEDTSQRGCEATNCPSSSEDVEEMMAEGSPNKLAAIYWNLPSPVLGPLGKIEKLTTETNQNQLTSPNETDTVFNSEKCCKHRLVCTTVSSLDRCVQCVGPVSAFKWLGYRCRVCSGVWHKSCLRQITTDYIQDPSQQQKFPRSSGDELLSDEDDLPHSELNQILDDDDYVSDMDYVPNSDSHDDDDDYSDASIHLMPRLLKATQIQEKVVKPDVGTSDASDTNILVVPSTSKHPPLEDPMEVASDSGNSIKDSSRDPEGKGELHEQDLPHLIFSKKNYCYICGKPQSKISRHLRTHKTHAEVVRAFSLPEDSKERKTILEKMRNKGNFQHNTEVLQGGTGPVKVKRKPKAKSQPGKFIHCMHCQGMYIRKELWRHVRRCPFKPENQDLDKEPGRTKVLALAAAHESAFSQQISSGVWKLLGVMKQDEIASIVRNDLSIIQFAQSLYNKHGQDPTKHEYLRQKLREVGRLLLCLRTDFSVQNLEEAVKPANFQRVVQAVKKVAGFDEEKASYLTPSLALKLGHALQKICDIVHCRALMAEDQELIRSTEIFKKLQMSKWSELVSHRALNTLSDAKYNKPSTLPFTEDVQTLHRYLDKSAESSFCNLKETATTQNYAQLAKVTLAQIIVFNRRRAGEVSKMRLKSFHERDNTKLHDDVAMGLSKTEKRLCNYFSRIEIMGKRGRKVAVLLTPRMVDALSLLVSNRAECDVCATNVFLFARPKSMSYYRGQDCLRVHASQCGAKHPEYLRSTHLRKHVATLSQVLNLKNNELDQVADFLGHDIRVHRDFYRLPVPTTQLAKISKLLLSMEKGDLSSMQGRSLDEIEIEEEIAVSDAEAKDRESEPESDEAGCGTSKPVDDADSTFTAAEMVSAVSSTVIETAPPSEGKVDHREAGARRLCPKRVWIKAEVAAVMRYFSKQIKEGKLATKAECSHCKEVEGPVLAERTVQNIRDFVRNRGRAAKRQQQKL
- the LOC118285788 gene encoding uncharacterized protein LOC118285788 isoform X7; the encoded protein is MKPTGTALYTTQNMQRRRRVNPKEDATFYITAGRDKVALDIKYINAIKGRGIFTSAPFEKGDFLVEYRGELITKQECERRQRVYHDHLKVFMFEFHFNGKLWCVDASTEDGSFGRVVNDDHLNPNARMKYFTVKGKPHLCLFAVRDIGPGEEITYNYGDSNWPWRCKNPGKSLETIHGEGPPTSKPCTSEKYVDEDTSQRGCEATNCPSSSEDVEEMMAEGSPNLLAASSMNLPSPVLDPLGKVEKYVDEDTSQRGCEATNCPSSSEDVEEMMAEGSPNKLAAIYWNLPSPVLGPLGKIEKLTTETNQNQLTSPNETDTVFNSEKCCKHRLVCTTVSSLDRCVQCVGPVSAFKWLGYRCRVCSGVWHKSCLRQITTDYIQDPSQQQKFPRSSGDELLSDEDDLPHSELNQILDDDDYVSDMDYVPNSDSHDDDDDYSDASIHLMPRLLKATQIQEKVVKPDVGTSDASDTNILVVPSTSKHPPLEDPMEVASDSGNSIKDSSRDPEGKGELHEQDLPHLIFSKKNYCYICGKPQSKISRHLRTHKTHAEVVRAFSLPEDSKERKTILEKMRNKGNFQHNTEVLQGGTGPVKVKRKPKAKSQPGKFIHCMHCQGMYIRKELWRHVRRCPFKPENQDLDKEPGRTKVLALAAAHESAFSQQISSGVWKLLGVMKQDEIASIVRNDLSIIQFAQSLYNKHGQDPTKHEYLRQKLREVGRLLLCLRTDFSVQNLEEAVKPANFQRVVQAVKKVAGFDEEKASYLTPSLALKLGHALQKICDIVHCRALMAEDQELIRSTEIFKKLQMSKWSELVSHRALNTLSDAKYNKPSTLPFTEDVQTLHRYLDKSAESSFCNLKETATTQNYAQLAKVTLAQIIVFNRRRAGEVSKMRLKSFHERDNTKLHDDVAMGLSKTEKRLCNYFSRIEIMGKRGRKVAVLLTPRMVDALSLLVSNRAECDVCATNVFLFARPKSMSYYRGQDCLRVHASQCGAKHPEYLRSTHLRKHVATLSQVLNLKNNELDQVADFLGHDIRVHRDFYRLPVPTTQLAKISKLLLSMEKGDLSSMQGRSLDEIEIEEEIAVSDAEAKDRESEPESDEAGCGTSKPVDDADSTFTAAEMVSAVSSTVIETAPPSEGKVDHREAGARRLCPKRVWIKAEVAAVMRYFSKQIKEGKLATKAECSHCKEVEGPVLAERTVQNIRDFVRNRGRAAKRQQQKL
- the LOC118285788 gene encoding uncharacterized protein LOC118285788 isoform X9, which gives rise to MKPTGTALYTTQNMQRRRRVNPKEDATFYITAGRDKVALDIKYINAIKGRGIFTSAPFEKGDFLVEYRGELITKQECERRQRVYHDHLKVFMFEFHFNGKLWCVDASTEDGSFGRVVNDDHLNPNARMKYFTVKGKPHLCLFAVRDIGPGEEITYNYGDSNWPWRCKNPGKSLETIHGEGPPTSKPCTSEKDVDEDTSQRGCEATNCPSSSEDVEEMMAEGSPNKLAAIYWNLPSPVLGPLGKIEKLTTETNQNQLTSPNETDTVFNSEKCCKHRLVCTTVSSLDRCVQCVGPVSAFKWLGYRCRVCSGVWHKSCLRQITTDYIQDPSQQQKFPRSSGDELLSDEDDLPHSELNQILDDDDYVSDMDYVPNSDSHDDDDDYSDASIHLMPRLLKATQIQEKVVKPDVGTSDASDTNILVVPSTSKHPPLEDPMEVASDSGNSIKDSSRDPEGKGELHEQDLPHLIFSKKNYCYICGKPQSKISRHLRTHKTHAEVVRAFSLPEDSKERKTILEKMRNKGNFQHNTEVLQGGTGPVKVKRKPKAKSQPGKFIHCMHCQGMYIRKELWRHVRRCPFKPENQDLDKEPGRTKVLALAAAHESAFSQQISSGVWKLLGVMKQDEIASIVRNDLSIIQFAQSLYNKHGQDPTKHEYLRQKLREVGRLLLCLRTDFSVQNLEEAVKPANFQRVVQAVKKVAGFDEEKASYLTPSLALKLGHALQKICDIVHCRALMAEDQELIRSTEIFKKLQMSKWSELVSHRALNTLSDAKYNKPSTLPFTEDVQTLHRYLDKSAESSFCNLKETATTQNYAQLAKVTLAQIIVFNRRRAGEVSKMRLKSFHERDNTKLHDDVAMGLSKTEKRLCNYFSRIEIMGKRGRKVAVLLTPRMVDALSLLVSNRAECDVCATNVFLFARPKSMSYYRGQDCLRVHASQCGAKHPEYLRSTHLRKHVATLSQVLNLKNNELDQVADFLGHDIRVHRDFYRLPVPTTQLAKISKLLLSMEKGDLSSMQGRSLDEIEIEEEIAVSDAEAKDRESEPESDEAGCGTSKPVDDADSTFTAAEMVSAVSSTVIETAPPSEGKVDHREAGARRLCPKRVWIKAEVAAVMRYFSKQIKEGKLATKAECSHCKEVEGPVLAERTVQNIRDFVRNRGRAAKRQQQKL
- the LOC118285788 gene encoding uncharacterized protein LOC118285788 isoform X2; translated protein: MKPTGTALYTTQNMQRRRRVNPKEDATFYITAGRDKVALDIKYINAIKGRGIFTSAPFEKGDFLVEYRGELITKQECERRQRVYHDHLKVFMFEFHFNGKLWCVDASTEDGSFGRVVNDDHLNPNARMKYFTVKGKPHLCLFAVRDIGPGEEITYNYGDSNWPWRCKNPGKSLETIHGEGPPTSKPCTSEKDVDEDTSQRGCEATNCPSSSEDVEEMMAEGSPNKLAASSMNLPSPLLDPLGKVEKFVDEDTSQRGCEATNCPSSSEDVEEMMAEGSPNKLAAISMNLPSPVLDPLGKVEKYVDEDTSQRGCEATNCPSSSEDVEEMMAEGSPNLLAASSMNLPSPVLDPLGKVEKYVDEDTSQRGCEATNCPSSSEDVEEMMAEGSPNKLAAIYWNLPSPVLGPLGKIEKLTTETNQNQLTSPNETDTVFNSEKCCKHRLVCTTVSSLDRCVQCVGPVSAFKWLGYRCRVCSGVWHKSCLRQITTDYIQDPSQQKFPRSSGDELLSDEDDLPHSELNQILDDDDYVSDMDYVPNSDSHDDDDDYSDASIHLMPRLLKATQIQEKVVKPDVGTSDASDTNILVVPSTSKHPPLEDPMEVASDSGNSIKDSSRDPEGKGELHEQDLPHLIFSKKNYCYICGKPQSKISRHLRTHKTHAEVVRAFSLPEDSKERKTILEKMRNKGNFQHNTEVLQGGTGPVKVKRKPKAKSQPGKFIHCMHCQGMYIRKELWRHVRRCPFKPENQDLDKEPGRTKVLALAAAHESAFSQQISSGVWKLLGVMKQDEIASIVRNDLSIIQFAQSLYNKHGQDPTKHEYLRQKLREVGRLLLCLRTDFSVQNLEEAVKPANFQRVVQAVKKVAGFDEEKASYLTPSLALKLGHALQKICDIVHCRALMAEDQELIRSTEIFKKLQMSKWSELVSHRALNTLSDAKYNKPSTLPFTEDVQTLHRYLDKSAESSFCNLKETATTQNYAQLAKVTLAQIIVFNRRRAGEVSKMRLKSFHERDNTKLHDDVAMGLSKTEKRLCNYFSRIEIMGKRGRKVAVLLTPRMVDALSLLVSNRAECDVCATNVFLFARPKSMSYYRGQDCLRVHASQCGAKHPEYLRSTHLRKHVATLSQVLNLKNNELDQVADFLGHDIRVHRDFYRLPVPTTQLAKISKLLLSMEKGDLSSMQGRSLDEIEIEEEIAVSDAEAKDRESEPESDEAGCGTSKPVDDADSTFTAAEMVSAVSSTVIETAPPSEGKVDHREAGARRLCPKRVWIKAEVAAVMRYFSKQIKEGKLATKAECSHCKEVEGPVLAERTVQNIRDFVRNRGRAAKRQQQKL